The stretch of DNA CGCTTCGACGTGCTCGAGCCCGTAGCGAGGCGCGTAGTAGGCCCACGAGTCGTGGTAGGCGACCAGGGTGCGGTTCGCGGGCGGGATCGTGGTGGTCGCCTGCGCGATCGCGGCGTCGAGGGCGGCGAGCTGCGCCGTGTAGTCGGCGGCGTTGCGCCGGTAGACGTCCTCGCCGTCGGGGTCCACGGACACGAGCGCGTCGGCGATGTGACCGACGTAGTCGATGGCGTAGGCGACGTTCATCCACACGTGCGGGTTCGGCTCGCGCGCATGGGCGTGCGTCTGCCCGTTGTGCGCGTGGGGGACCTCGAGCGCGATGACGTCGTCGTCGTCGAGCGTGAGCTCGGCGAGGGTGACGATCGGCGCCCCCTCGGGCAGGTTCGCCTCGGCGAGGCGCACGGCGGCGTCGTTGAGCCCGAGCCCGTTGGCGAGGAAGAGGTCGGCGCGCCCCAGGAGCACCGCGTCCTGCGGCGTCGGCTCGAACGTGTGCGCGTCGCCCTCGTCCACGAGCGAGCGGACCTGGCCCCGGTCGCCGAGGACG from Egibacteraceae bacterium encodes:
- a CDS encoding metal ABC transporter substrate-binding protein, giving the protein MRPPSRALVLFGLLLAGCAAAGPGGGEPGTAGPPAEVAPAGEPDLLVLTVVEPISDLARNVLGDRGQVRSLVDEGDAHTFEPTPQDAVLLGRADLFLANGLGLNDAAVRLAEANLPEGAPIVTLAELTLDDDDVIALEVPHAHNGQTHAHAREPNPHVWMNVAYAIDYVGHIADALVSVDPDGEDVYRRNAADYTAQLAALDAAIAQATTTIPPANRTLVAYHDSWAYYAPRYGLEHVEAVQPSDYSEPSAADVRTIVDEINARGVPAVFGAREFPSDVLSTIAAETGATYIGDLSDDSFPGQPGDPEHSYIGMMVANARAITEGLGGDASALDAVDPAAP